From the genome of Penaeus chinensis breed Huanghai No. 1 chromosome 13, ASM1920278v2, whole genome shotgun sequence:
cattactaaaatatattgatatgaaaaCATTCAAAGATACAAATATTCCACAGAATGCTCACTGTCGGTCAACTTGTTTACTATGTCTACCTCGTGTGTAATAGTTCTATTTAAGTTTGATACGCAGCTGTCAGTGAAAGACTCGCGTCTCTAAAATCAGAATATAACATGCAATCATATATAATTTGTTCTAAGAAGGTCGTACAATGTGAATCGGATAGAAAATGTGAAATAGAGACGGTCGTGTACTCTCAATCTGGTGTATATCAGTTCTTGGAAGTATACAGCATATGGCAGTGAACGGGGGAATACTTACGTTGTACCAAAGGGTTAAGGCAGGTAAGAGTAAATGTAATGAGGGGGCCTGGCGTCTAGCCAACCGCTCCCATGCCTCAGTCACAGCTAGGCACTTGACTGGAGCACGCGCAACGTTGCTGCGGGAGTTGGAAGGGCAATGTGAGCAGTTGTCAAAGTTACGGACTTATAAAGGTGGTTCTCTTCTTTGGAAATCTGTTGCATCCGATGATGAGCGAGGAAAAGTAAGTTCATGAATGTTTCTTTTTGATTTACTTCCGTATAAGATGATCGTTGCAGGATTCCTCCAAGCACGAGAAGCAACGGAATATAAGTAGGAATGTCAGCTTCCTCCGTGTCGACAGAGGGTAAAGTTTAACAGAACCGTATTATCAGTAGCATATGAATCCGCATTATCCATCTTATCTCCAAATATGTGGCTGAACGTTTGTGAAACCTGTTTACATCTTATAGATTTGATATTCAACTCACATTGACCTCCGCTGCCCTTGGTGCTTGATCAAGGCCTCGCTTTCCAGCCAAATCTTTCGGAACAGCAATGTGGCGATgaaagaaaatcatgataatggaaattaataTGACGAAGAGTGAATAAGTAGAGCACATAAGCTGAAGTATACCGTTAGTAGATCCCCTATGTCAACAAAGGCTTTTTGAACTCCGCCGGGGTCAGCAGAGCGTAGAGAGGTATTGTATTATGTAGACAGGTTTACAACATTTGCAATGGCACATtatcttcaccaccaccgctaccaccaccatcatcatcatcatcttcttcaccatcataatcacctcaccaccatcattaatatcaccatcatcatcatagtcgtcATAatcgcatcatcattatcattatcaccactaccactatcatattcacatcaccactatcatcaaaatcatcaaaagcacatcatcaccaccaccatcatcatcaaaatcatatcatcaccaccattaccatgatcatcataatccttcATTCTCAACACAATTATCATTCCGATCTTAGGGAGAAATGGCGAACCACACACAATTGAAAATTAAGGTcacagagaaaacaagagaaagtaaATGAGATAAACATTACCTTAAAAGAAAGCAGGTTAAGAGTCCAAGGCTGAAAGTGTCGAGCGAAGATCAGTGTCAAGTGACGAGTGGGAAACTTTCTTGTTATCAATggtctttgttttgattttcttttgttttatccttcTGATGACCGCAATACGTTTGAAATTGCAAGTTGGAAAAGCTCATGACTTGCTCTTGGATGTGTTTTAAGACTTTGGcaatattttgtcttattttcgcTCTGTAGATAATGGATATTGATCAGTGAAAGCACAGGGAACGCACGAACAAGGAAATCAATGTTGTCGCAGAGAAAGCAAGATGGACACTTAGCCACATTTTTTTCGAAGAGTAAATTGGTGATTTCGAAAATCGTCGTGAAAGTTGGCTATTATGTAATTCTTTTCAATCCAAGTTGATTTAAGCCGTTAAATGCCATCGATCCGGTCAACAGTCAAAGGAATTTGTAATGAAAGACAGGAAACGGGGAATTATTGAGTAGAAAACGGGAGGGACTCGCTACGCTAAGTTCCACGATATGTAAGAGTTTAGGTCTTCATTACTTCTGTGGCTGGGTTTCAACTTTCTAGAGATAATACTGTGCTTTTATTTACAGGAATATGTCACAACTGGGTTGGATAAAGGACCATGATTGTTTTAAGAGTATGGTTCATGATTTTAAGAAATAATTGCAGTTGTTGCTCACCGAAACCCCGAATTTGAAAGGCATTTAATTTATTGAAGAAAAATATGTTTCGTGAAGATGGCcaaggagaagggaaataaaaaggtcatgcgaaatgataataaaaagtgataataataatgattaacaatacaagagataaacTAAAttcaggaaacaagaaaaaaagggaaagagaaatataactaAGAATTAAACAAGACAAAGcaattaaaagaggaaaaaaagaaaagaaaaacaaaacaattacaaaTCACACGAAGAAAGACATGTAAGCATACTGAGCAAATATTCAAGGAAGAAATCCAAATGTACCTCATTCTAGCATTTAACTAGTTCATACACTATATGAATATTCTAGTAAGATTAGAACTTACATCTTCATTGAAACCTCCTGCACAAATGGCGCGGAGTCGAAATTTTCGTTTTCTGGTTCGAGAAAAGTATAATCTATTATAATTGAAATCAATGATAGTAAATGatacattcttattttcatttactaGTATCtgagatttttattgttttcgttaacAGGTATGACTATTTACAGACCTGTCTTTAGGTGAAGATATTTACACAGATTCCATATAtgatctagttttactttgtgggtttttccaccatATGATTACGTATAAACCGCATGCCATATGGATCCTTGATAAAATCGTTTGCAGCAAAAGAAGAGTaacattttctttcatgtttttaactttttatttgaaTAATGTTAAATATGAAAAACCGTTTTGCTCCAAATTTGTATATACTGGTTTACTGAACTTTGAAGGAAATTGCAAAGGAGAGATCAGCATTTAAATTCGTAACATTTCGCTAAATTTTAGAACATCAGTATTTCGGGATAGACTAAATGTTTCATAAACCTTATTATTCATAAAACATTGTGCTGGCTCAGGTTTTCCCTGTCTCAAGAGAATCAAAAGATGAAagagcaaaaaacaaagaaaaatgccgCCCCTTCCTGTCTTGAgttttttgtgaggagaacaGGAAGGTGCGGGCGGTGACCTGCAGTCCTGAATGTGTAACTACGCTCTCTTCTTTTgcctttccctccactctcccctcttcctgtccaTCTCTACCTTGcccacctctcatctctctctctctctctctctctctctctctctctctctctctctctctctctctctctctctctctctccctccctccctccctcctaacctccctccctccctccctccctctccgtctctctctgtctgtctctctctttggctctctctctctctctctctctctctctctctctctctctctctctctctctctctctctctctctctctctccatcactccctccctccctccctccctcctctctctctctctctctctctctctctctctctctctctctccctccctccctccctctctctctctctctctctctctctctctctttctctggctctcactctctctctctctctctctctctctctctctctctctctctctctctctctccctccctccctctagcctaacctttctccccccccctctctctctctctctctctctctctctccctctagcctaacctttctctctctcccccccctctctctctctctctctctctctctctctctctctctctctccctctctctctctctctctctctctctctctctctctccctctctctctctctctctctctctctctctctctctctctctctccctctctctctctctctctctctctctctctctctctctctctctccctctctctctctctctctccctctctctctcctctctctctctctctctctctctctctcctctctctctctctctctctctctccctctctctctctctctctctctctctcctctctctctctctctctctctctctcctctctctctctctctctctctctctctctctctctctctccctctctctctctctctctctcctctctctctctctctctctctctctctctcctctctctctctctctctctctctctctctctccctctctctctctctctctcctctctctctctctctctctctctctctctctctctctctctccctctctctctctctctctctctctctctctctctctctctctctctctctctctctctctctctctccctctctctctctctctctctctctctctctctctctctctctctccctctctctctctctctctctctctctctctctctctctctctctctctctctctcctctctctctctctctccctctctctctctctctctctctctctctctctctctctctctctctccctctctctctctctctccctctctctctctctctctctctctctctctctctctctctctcctcctctctctctctctctctctctctctctctctcctctctctctctctctctctctctcctctcctctctctctctctctctctctctctctctctctctcctctcctctctctctctctctctctctctcttctctctcctctcctctctctctctctctctctctctctctcctctctctctctctccctcctctctctctctccctcctctctctctctccctccctcctctctctctctctctctctctctctctctctctctctcccctctctctctctcctctctctctctttctctctctctctcctctctctctctctctctctccttcttctcctctctctctccctctctctctctctctctcctctctctcttcctcctctgcctctctctcctctctctctcctcctctgtctctctctcctctctctctccctctctcctctctctctctcctccctctctctctctccctctctctccctcctcctctctctctctctctctctctctctctctctctctctctctcctctctctctctctctctctctctctctccctctctctctctctctctccctctctctctctctctctctctcttctctctctctctccctctctctctctctctctttctctctctctctccctctctctctctctctctctctctctctctctctctctctttctctctctctctccctctctctctctctctctctctctctttctctgtcgtcaGTTATGAAACCTATGGATTATATTGTCGCAATTGCCCAATTTTACGCGCTTCAACTACGCGATAAAGAGGGAAACGGCCTCGAAGTTTCTACTGCTTCGGCGCTTTAAAGTCGTGATTGTGAAACGGAAGAGTTTTATTTTAGCGTATATTGACGATGATAGGCTTACGACCGGGATACAGTAGGAAAAAAATGTGGTGAGCTAGCACAATGACGAGGTTTCATTGCCAGCGAAAGAAAGAGACTCAGAGGAATTCCGACACGTGCTGTTAAGGGCTGTAAAGTGTGGTTTGACACATACATGCCTTTGCTCTTGCTTGGTGATCTTGTTGACTACACGTCCCcccttgtgtttgtatgtgttgttgtgtgcGGGTCTTTGTGTGACTGTTCTCATCTATGTTTGTGTCTATTGTTTGTATTTAgttagtttgtgtttgtctttattcatgtaaacatatgtttgtgttttcccgagtaaatatatacatgtgtgttaatTCTTTAATTGCTCTCAGTACAGTGAACTTCCTGGTGCTAGACAGTTACCTAAACCCTTTCGTTACTTCCTGGTCAGTTCCCATGTTttttatagattatttttttttcctgaaagtaCTTCCAGTTTTAGGAGGTAAGTTTGTGCTATGATTACGAGATATTTCGTGGTTAACTTCGCGGTTAAGATTTCCGTCAGCCTCATCTCGTAAGAACTTCGTTTGCCTCGAAAATAGTATATAGtagtatataatagtatataaatagtagatagtaatgatggtgatggcatgttgatgattatgtttatgataagtgtacaaataatgttgataacagttattatgatattaataaggatgtaAGCAAAGAAAATAACGGTAACGATATAACacaactaataaaaaatattttgataatgatggtagtgataacaatgatgaatgaggataatgatgagggcgatgataataatgtaatagcgataattatcaatatagcAATGCTCAGGGCGATGCAGAAAGTATAATTTTGGGCATAACGTATTAATTAACTTTTACAATATAGTTATAGAGTAATATATTGTACCAGACTAAAAAGGAACTGAACGGGAGGGGATTGGTACAAGTTACAATCAGCTCAGAGGTCGTTACATATTTTGCAATATTGGTCGTTGTGCATTGTTGCAACCAGAGGAAGGAGGTATTACAGCTAATGTTTTTGAATGTGAGAGGCGTATCAGGTAACACTATTgtgaatattttcattgtttcaaAACTTATTATTGTGATGGGTAACGAGGTACATTATTCTTTTTGTATAATGAATAATGTCATTACCAACGTAGTTACTAGGAGCAGTAGAAGCaggatttattattgttgttattatattcagagttgttatttattatttaactgTTTAGCATGAATAACATAATTAAAATCGATGTTACTAGCATTAcctttatcgtcattactatcattattgccagttctactattcttattactctATTTAGCATtgtgaatcatcattatcaccgctgCCATCATCACTAAATCACACAACAATTGAAACAGAACTTCCTATTAAGAATAATGCTCTAAAACCCATGTATACTTAACAATATCTATAAGCACTATGTTTCCTCTTCCTTACAGGAACTAACAAGATCGTCAAAGGTTAACCCCcttccaaaaagaaaagaaaaaaaaaaagaagaagacagatacTGAATAAACACGATGGTAGGAGGAGACAGAACAAGCCTAATAGCCTTTCTCATCCTGGCTCTTTTGACAAGTCCCTTACATGCAGGCAAGATCCTGGTCCTCCACCCTATGTACGCGGCCTCACACGTGCTCACCCTCAGAGCGCTGGCGAAAGGGCTGGTCGCGAGGGGCCATGAGGTAAGGCACGCGCTTCTGCAGGTTATTggcgagacacacacacgcacgcacacacacacacacacacacacacacacacacacacacacacacacacacacacacacacacacacatacatatatatatatatatacacacatatgatatacatatatatatatatacatatgatatacatatatatatatacatataatatacatatataatattggtaacaatattGGTAACAAAATgctggtatgataatgataaaataactattataaaaaaaaaccgtGACAACTGCAATGACAATCCTACCTTTTAAACCCTTaacctcattaccattattatgaccgAATGTTTGCATGCGATGGGCAGGTCACGGTCTTGCGCTGGAAAGACACCCACCATTACCCAGACGCCAACCATCCGGGTATCAAAGAGCACGTGCTCGCCATCAACAACACGGACGGAACCATCCCGCGCCTGACTGTGGAGGAACGGGCCAGGTACGCGAGAGCTTTAAAGGTTTAGGGAATTATGGTTAAATGTGTATGCatctttcttcgttttgtttattctttcttcttgtttattctaCGACGAAGTTTGCAAAAGATGTATAActgttgcttgttttttgttttatttatttatttacatgtttttttttttggtggccTACTCAGTGATTTACCACCGACAGGTGGTGCTAATGATGATTGTTCCTTGCAGGGTTTATTGCTTCCATCTGtctctcatccctttctttttttttttcggtttatgctttgtctatctgtctgcccccccctcccccccccctctctctctctctctctctctctctctctctctctctctctctctctctctctctcgctctctctctctttcgttctcgctctctttccttccttccctaactccctccttccctcttcctttacctccttatctttctttcctttcctaatCCTCCCCATTCACTCCgtcttctttctgttcctttctctccttcactcaatCTCTTCAATAGACGtaaaaagcgagaaagaatgaCAAGACAAATTGTCAACTTTCATTCAGGAAGCTGGTTGAACGCTCTCATTCAGGAAAGTGCTTAATCACTGGCGGTAACGATTTACTTGTACTAATGCCACAACAGGAGTTTGTCGACTATCACCGATGTCGATGAATGCTACATCTTCATTCCTGTTCCTCCTACAGCTTCGAGATGCCCCAAGAGCTAATGTGGCACAAGGGGACGTCGTGGACAGCCCTTCCCGTAGACACATTCTTGACGGTCAGCGCCTTCTGCAGGAGTCTGCTGGAGCGGGAGCAGCTGAGGGAGGAACTACGTAGAGAGcagtttgatattgttattgtcgaTATCTTGTATAACGAATGCAGTCTTGCTCTTGCACATGATCTAGGTGAGGACGCTaggatattattgatatatattactattttatttctaaTTCCATATAACTATCATTCCACTTCCGACTGATTTCATAAAGAATGTAATTTAATTTCTGGCctcaaatttatttatattgccAGTTCTCAAATGTAAGAAAATTGATCTCCCTGCATAACCGGACCGTTGGATATTGGTATCATTTCGTAAACCGGGCAGTTTCAGTATTGTTCAAGCAGTTCCTCGATTTGCCAAGGCCGAAGTCAGCAAACGCCTAACCAAACTGCAAGGCCAAAAACAAGAGGACAAGAGAGACCTAAGCTCAGTAATTTGAACCATATTGATCTGGTGAGAACACAATAAAAACAGCAGAGCATaagatatattctttattttcttaacaCAGGTCTCCCAAGTATAGGATACTGGGCGTTCACCTTCGCCGGAGGGGAACCGCAGTACACGACAGCGTTCAGTGCCCCGTCCTCCGTACCTCTGATCCTCTCCCACTGCCCAGAAGTCATGAACTTCTGGGAAAGACTCTGGAACCATTTCATTGCATTCTCCAGTCATGTTGTCATGCAGGTCAGTTCCAGGATAAATGGAGAGTATAAAAGGTAAAAAGAAGGAAaccaatgggagagagagagagagagagagagagagagagagagagagagagagagagagagagagagagagagagagagagagagagagagagagagaaagagagagagagagagagagagagagagagagagagagagagagagagagcgaggaagcaaGTAAATTTGGCTAAaatcgcagagagagagatagagaaagagagagagagagagcgcgaggaagCAAGTAAATTTGGCAAAAatcgcagagagaaagagagcgatagatagacaatgagagagagagagagagagagagagagagagagagagagagagaggagagcgagagcgagagagcgaggaagcaAGTAAATTTGGCTAAAATCGCACACCGATGCCCCGACAGACCCAGTTCGCAGTAACAGGCTACCAGATCCGCAAGTACCTGCCCTCGTGCCCATGGCCGGCTGACCTGCTGTTCAACCTGTCGGGGATGCTGATCAACTCCCATCCGGCGGTGGACAATCCTCGCCTCCTTCCGCCCAGTTTTGTCAACGTGGGCGGAATGCAGATCCGACCGCCACAGCCACTGCCGCAGGTAATATCCTGTTTCTCACACTTGTAATTCAGCCTTTACTCGtcctatagatatctatatccatctatctatttatatatatgaatttatacatatgcatatatatatatataatatatatatatatatatatatatatatatatatatatatatatatataaaaacacactcatacagacatatatatatatatatgtatatatatatatatatatacatatatatacacatattatatatatatatatatacatatatatatatttcatctatttatctatttatatatatatctatctgtctccctctctatat
Proteins encoded in this window:
- the LOC125031848 gene encoding UDP-glucuronosyltransferase 2A3-like yields the protein MVGGDRTSLIAFLILALLTSPLHAGKILVLHPMYAASHVLTLRALAKGLVARGHEVTVLRWKDTHHYPDANHPGIKEHVLAINNTDGTIPRLTVEERASFEMPQELMWHKGTSWTALPVDTFLTVSAFCRSLLEREQLREELRREQFDIVIVDILYNECSLALAHDLGLPSIGYWAFTFAGGEPQYTTAFSAPSSVPLILSHCPEVMNFWERLWNHFIAFSSHVVMQTQFAVTGYQIRKYLPSCPWPADLLFNLSGMLINSHPAVDNPRLLPPSFVNVGGMQIRPPQPLPQDLEDFMAGSGEAGVILFTMGFIFNPKTVPSSVIQALMGVFGRLKQRVLVKLEGTYEHTPPNVKVMEWLPQQDILAHKKTVLFFTHCGMHGVLEALHYGVPMVGMPVFADQQDVLIRLQERGVAKGVHKEASEDEIFQAINDVLQDSRYRQNALRLSRILRDQLQSPQDHAIWLVEHVMKTKGAGPSENGRKTPQFCPVLWHRHSGFYYTG